The Pseudomonadota bacterium genome segment CGTATTGCCTAGGTTGAAGGCGCTGCCAGGTCGAATCAGACAGCCGCCGAACAGCACCTCGCCCTGGGGCGCGTGTACGACAAGGTTGGCCACCGTATGGCCAGCCCCAGGGAAGAGCACTTCGACCGGCGCAAGGCGGGGTTCGCGAGCCATGCCATCAGCACCAAACGCCAGATCGAACTCTGCGCGCATCAAACCGCGATCGGGCGCGAGCGCGTTGGCCACGGGGTGGGCGAAGGTGAGGATGTGTGCGTCGCGTAGCGTGGCCACGCCGCCCATCTTGTCGTTGTGGGCGTGCGTGCTGACGGCGGCCACCACCTTCCGGCCAAGCTCATCGCGGACCAAACGCAACAGCGCGCTTGTCTGCTCATCGTTCCAGGCGGTGTCGATGAGCACCGCTTCCCCGTCCCCCCGCGCCACCACGAGGCCATTCGAGCGGATGCGCCCCCAACGCTGGGTCTGCTGGTAGCTCACGTGCATCCACACCCCTTCAGCGAGGGGCTCCGAGAGGTGCACATCCGCTTCGACCTGCGCAAATGCTGCCGCCGCCATGAGCAGACTGAGCGCCACGGCCGCGAGCGATGCCCTCATCGGCGGCGCCAGGTGGTGCCGCCCGCGCCATCCTCCAAAACGATGCCGATCCCCGCGAGCTCATCGCGAATCTCGTCTGAGCGAGCAAAATTCTTCGCCTTGCGTGCCTCCGTGCGCTCAGCCACCAGCGCATCGACCTCCCCGTCGCTCAAGGCGCTCGCGGCAGCCTCCCTAGGCAAGGGTTGGGACGGGCGCTTAAGCCACTCATCAGCTGAGGCGCGCAGCAGGCCGAGCACGCCCGCCAACTGCCTCATCAACGCCCCATGGGCGAGCGCACCGTCGCTTTCCCCCGCATCCTTCAGTCGGTTGATTTCACGGGCCAAGTCGAACAACACGGAAACGGCCCCGGCAGTGTTGAAGTCCTCCTGCATGGCGGCGTGGAAGCGCGCGCTGTATGGCTCATCTCCCAGGCTGGCGATCAGTTGCTTCGCCGCGCTCCCGTCCTCGGGAAGCACCAGACCGCGCAGCGCCGTGTACAGACGTGTGAGGCAGGCGCGTGCACCGTCGAGTTCCTGGTCCGAGTAGTTGATCGGGCTGCGGTAGTGGCTCGCCACCATCAGCCAGTGCACCTCGTCGGGCCAGTACACCTGCGTCACCTCGCGCACGGTGAAGAAGTTGCCGAGACTCTTCGACATCTTCTCCGAGTTCACCTCCACGAAACCGTTGTGCATCCACATCTGCACGAAGCGCTCGCCGTGGGCACCGCAGCTTTGGGCGATCTCGTTCTCGTGGTGGGGAAACTTCAGGTCCATGCCACCGCCGTGGATGTCGAAGGTGCGCCCGAGCAGACGCGTCGACATCACTGAGCACTCGATATGCCAGCCGGGGCGGCCGGCGCCCCAGGGCGACTCCCACGAGGGCTCGCCGGGTTTGGCGGCCTTCCAGAGCACGAAGTCGAGAGGGTCTTCCTTGGCTTCGTCCACCTCCACTCGAGCGCCAGCGCGCATATCGTCGAGCTTGCGACCAGAAAGGCAGCCGTAGTCGGCGAAGCCGCTCACGCGGTAGTACACGTCACCGTTGGGGGCGGCGTAGGCCAGATCCTTCGCTTCGAGCTGCTGGATCATCTGGATCATGCCGTCGATGTGGTCCGTGGCACGCGGCTCGTGTACGGGGCGCTCCAGGCCCAGCGCTTCGCAGTCCTGGTGCATCGCCTCGATCATGCGCGCCGTCAGATCCGTGAAGGCCTCGCCGTTCTCGTTGGCACGACGAATGATCTTGTCATCGATGTCGGTGATGTTGCGCACATAGTTCACCTCGTGGCCGAGGTGGCGCAGGTAGCGATACACCATGTCGAAGGCGGCGAGCATGCGTGCATGGCCGATGTGTAGGTAGTCGTAAACGGTGATGCCGCACACGTACATGCCCACCTTGCCGGGGGTCATCGGCTCGAAGGGCTCGAGCTTGCGGGTGAGGCTGTTGTGGATTTTCAGCACAGTGACTTCCGGGGCGCTTTCTCTTCATCCTGTCGATGATCGCTCGCCACGCGCTGTGCGCTAAGGAGCGTTGAGCCGGGCGGCGACGGCATATTGTCGCCCACCCGCGAGGGAAAGGCCTGCTTTTCGTCCATCCTTCGATCGTCGGGGCGAGCATCTGGCGCCGGGGCCGTGCTTAGGCGGTGGGCCAACTCACAAGCCCAAGTGCCCGCGGCGACCGCCGAGGGGCTATAAGGCGCAGGCGACAAGCCCAGCCAACTCTCGACGAGGAGCGCAATGCCTGGTCTGTGCGCAACGCACCCGGATCGCCGCTTCCTAGGTCGCAGGCTCGCCGGGAGTTCGCCCGCCCTCGCATTGCCGATACGAATGTCCGCTCTGGCCTTGGAGGTGAACCCCGAGGCGGGCACGGGGAACCCGCAGTCGGCCGCAGATCTATGGGCCGCTATGTGAGCAGCACGATGTCGGATATGGGTGAATCGCGGCGAATACCGAAATAGGAATGACGTGGATCACCCGTTCGGGCGATAGCCCGTCGGACCCCTGCCACTTCATCATCAAAGGGGTTGTTGAAGATACAACCAGAAAGCTCGAACTCAGTTGTCCGGACATATACCTCAGGGACTTTAGCTGACGGTTTTTCACCCTCTGATGAGTCGCTTTGGCTAGCGCGAATCGAACGGTATGATCCAGCGCTGGCCTGTGTCCTAGACTCAAACCAAAGGAGCCCGCATGCCCGGCTTGCGCACGACCCTCACCGCCCTCGCCACCACCGTAGCGCTCTCCCTAAGCGCTGTTACAGCGACAGCCCAGATGGCCATCCCTCGGGTCAAGGTGGAGACCACCCACGGGGACTTCGTGCTGCAGCTCGATGGCCGACGGGCGCCTCTCACGGTGGCGAACTTCATGGAGTACGTTGAAGACGGTTTCTACGAGGGCACCGTATTCCACCGCGTCATCCCCGGGTTCATGGCCCAGGGCGGTGGCTTCGACACGGAACTCAAACAGAAGGAAACGCGAGATCCAGTACCTAATGAATCTGGTAATGGGCTGAGCAACGTTCGCGCCACCATCGCCATGGCCCGCACCAACGATCCACACTCTGGCACAGCTCAGTTCTACATCAATCTCGTCGACAATCCTGCGCTGAATCCCAGCTCCCGACGCTGGGGCTACACGGTGTTCGGCCAGGTGATCGAGGGCATGGAGACGCTGGATGCGATCGCCGAGGTGCCGACGGGGCCGCGCGGGCCGATGCCTCGCGACGTACCCCAAAGCAACATCATCATCGAGAAGATGACGGTTGTGCCCTAACCGCGCCTGTCGGTTCGCCTTCGCTTAGACGATCCTCATGCCCGGCACGACCCTGTTCATCAGCGACCTCCACCTGGAACCCGGCCAGGCCGAGGTGAGTGGGCAGTTCCTCGCCTTCATGGCTGAAGAGGCACGTGATGCGGATGCTCTGTACATCCTTGGGGATCTGTTCGAAATGTGGATCGGCGATGACGATCCCACGCCCTTCTACGCGGAAATCAAGTCTGCCATCCGCGGCCTGGTCGATTCCGGCGTGCCCGTCCAGCTGATGCACGGCAATCGCGACTTCCTCCTGGGTGAACAGTTCTGTCAGGACACCGGTGCTACACTGCTGAAAGAGCCTACGGTGATCGATCTCTACGGCTACCGCATCCTGCTCATGCACGGCGACCTCCTGTGCTCCGACGACATCGACTACCAAAAGTTTCGGACCATGGTGCGCAATCCCGCCTGGCAGCGCATGATGCGCATGATGCCCTTTAGGTTCCGAGCGGCAGCAGCGCAGAAGATTCGCCAACAGACGCGGGCTGCCACCGCACGCAAGCCGTCGGAGATCATGGACGTAAACCAGCAGACCGTGCTAGCCACGATGCGCGAGTACGACGTGGAACTGCTGCTACACGGACATACGCATCGCCCGGCAATCCACGAGTTTCCCCTTGAGGGCGGAACGATCGGCACCCGCGTAGTGCTCGGCGACTGGTTCGATCAGGGCAGCGTGGTGCGCTGGGACCCCGAGGGCTTGGCGTTGGTGGAGATGCGCCGCTAGGACTAGCTCAGATCGCCTCGGCGGTCTGCGCGTCACTCGGCACCCCGGAGTGGAAAGCGAACCCCGCATCTGGCGCCAGCACGAGTGCCCGCTCAGCGTCTACGAGCACAGCGATACGCTCGCACAGCACGCCCTCGCCGATGGTGCGTGCTTCTCGGTCAGCCTCCTCGCGCACCAGTCGCAGGTAACGCTGGAAGTGGCGGCGCTCGGCGGCGCACAGCCCCGTGTAGAAGGCGCGTAGCTCCTCGTCGAGGTGCGGCGCCAAGGCCTGAAAGCGCTCGCAGCTGCGCGCCTCGATCAGTGCACCCACGATCAGAATGTCGACCAAGCGGTGCGGATCCTGGCCCCGCACGTGGGCGCGTAAGCCTTCCGCGTAGCGAGACGCAGGCACCTGTTGCCAGGGAATGTTCCGCGCACCGATGAGCTTCGCGACCTGCTCGAAATGTCGCAGCTCCTCCCTGGCCAGACGAGACATCCAGTAGCACAGCTGCGATTTTTCCGGGTAGCGAAAGAGCAGGGCCATCGCAGTAGACGCGGCCTTCTTCTCGCAGTTGGCGTGATCGATGAGCAGCACGGGCAGATTGCCCGCCGCTGCCTCCAGCCAACTCGCTGG includes the following:
- a CDS encoding UDP-2,3-diacylglucosamine diphosphatase, which gives rise to MPGTTLFISDLHLEPGQAEVSGQFLAFMAEEARDADALYILGDLFEMWIGDDDPTPFYAEIKSAIRGLVDSGVPVQLMHGNRDFLLGEQFCQDTGATLLKEPTVIDLYGYRILLMHGDLLCSDDIDYQKFRTMVRNPAWQRMMRMMPFRFRAAAAQKIRQQTRAATARKPSEIMDVNQQTVLATMREYDVELLLHGHTHRPAIHEFPLEGGTIGTRVVLGDWFDQGSVVRWDPEGLALVEMRR
- a CDS encoding peptidylprolyl isomerase — its product is MPGLRTTLTALATTVALSLSAVTATAQMAIPRVKVETTHGDFVLQLDGRRAPLTVANFMEYVEDGFYEGTVFHRVIPGFMAQGGGFDTELKQKETRDPVPNESGNGLSNVRATIAMARTNDPHSGTAQFYINLVDNPALNPSSRRWGYTVFGQVIEGMETLDAIAEVPTGPRGPMPRDVPQSNIIIEKMTVVP
- the bla gene encoding subclass B1 metallo-beta-lactamase; its protein translation is MRASLAAVALSLLMAAAAFAQVEADVHLSEPLAEGVWMHVSYQQTQRWGRIRSNGLVVARGDGEAVLIDTAWNDEQTSALLRLVRDELGRKVVAAVSTHAHNDKMGGVATLRDAHILTFAHPVANALAPDRGLMRAEFDLAFGADGMAREPRLAPVEVLFPGAGHTVANLVVHAPQGEVLFGGCLIRPGSAFNLGNTADGDVQAWGASVQAAAERFPAATIVVPSHGKPGGRELLTHTARLAEAAVAGD
- the cysS gene encoding cysteine--tRNA ligase → MLKIHNSLTRKLEPFEPMTPGKVGMYVCGITVYDYLHIGHARMLAAFDMVYRYLRHLGHEVNYVRNITDIDDKIIRRANENGEAFTDLTARMIEAMHQDCEALGLERPVHEPRATDHIDGMIQMIQQLEAKDLAYAAPNGDVYYRVSGFADYGCLSGRKLDDMRAGARVEVDEAKEDPLDFVLWKAAKPGEPSWESPWGAGRPGWHIECSVMSTRLLGRTFDIHGGGMDLKFPHHENEIAQSCGAHGERFVQMWMHNGFVEVNSEKMSKSLGNFFTVREVTQVYWPDEVHWLMVASHYRSPINYSDQELDGARACLTRLYTALRGLVLPEDGSAAKQLIASLGDEPYSARFHAAMQEDFNTAGAVSVLFDLAREINRLKDAGESDGALAHGALMRQLAGVLGLLRASADEWLKRPSQPLPREAAASALSDGEVDALVAERTEARKAKNFARSDEIRDELAGIGIVLEDGAGGTTWRRR
- a CDS encoding tRNA-(ms[2]io[6]A)-hydroxylase translates to MLATVNTPDLGALLANDADVTDLLACATPASWLEAAAGNLPVLLIDHANCEKKAASTAMALLFRYPEKSQLCYWMSRLAREELRHFEQVAKLIGARNIPWQQVPASRYAEGLRAHVRGQDPHRLVDILIVGALIEARSCERFQALAPHLDEELRAFYTGLCAAERRHFQRYLRLVREEADREARTIGEGVLCERIAVLVDAERALVLAPDAGFAFHSGVPSDAQTAEAI